In one window of Agromyces badenianii DNA:
- a CDS encoding sensor histidine kinase, producing MNQISERWNRISLRTKITGVTVLMLTLGLLVSGIGTAAMLRSYVDAQVKDKLEAIASGDLRKYMTDENGVPSDEDDLNDLTFRPDLDVFVAVYDEQTGKLENSNWGDRDESELPKLPETLTTALVDARNADGYEVFTLRDGDGNPTFRAVTALMYADEHGNLAPIIVAVSSKDNEQLLAMYLTIFFGFGFGVVLVGALLTRMLVTTTFMPLREVERTAAAIADGDFSQRLGGATPNTEVGRLTRSLNTMLNRIDRAFRDRARTIDQMRRFVGDASHELRTPLVSVRGYAELYRMGALQTPEEVGQAMERIEKEAIRMGGLVEDLLALARLDEAKPLELTEVDLVPLARDAALDTMAAHPDRVITVIAPEDLSEAAATGGPAPDLEVELDAVSDRPTTLTGPISFAGATLARLRGRRPKGEATTSTGSRRAASKGGGSPSTSKRAARAAASASSSAATSPTAAVPTASTTAVEVTRKPVRRTVVLAEENKIRQVITNLMGNAIRFTAPESPIEIRISVDESAERAMIEVVDHGEGIPPQVREKIFQRFWRADTSRTRETGGSGLGLAIVSSIVSAHNGTVDVVETPGGGATFRVSLPLAGSAAAPQPVAAD from the coding sequence ATGAATCAGATCTCCGAGCGGTGGAACCGCATCTCACTGCGAACCAAGATCACGGGTGTCACCGTGCTCATGCTGACGCTCGGGCTCCTGGTCTCCGGAATCGGCACCGCGGCGATGCTCCGCTCGTACGTCGACGCGCAGGTCAAAGACAAGCTCGAGGCCATCGCATCCGGCGACCTCCGCAAGTACATGACCGACGAGAACGGGGTGCCGAGCGACGAGGACGACCTCAACGACCTGACGTTCCGGCCCGACCTCGACGTGTTCGTCGCCGTCTACGACGAGCAGACGGGCAAGCTCGAGAACAGCAACTGGGGCGATCGAGACGAATCCGAGCTTCCGAAACTGCCCGAGACGCTCACCACGGCACTCGTCGATGCGAGGAACGCCGACGGGTACGAGGTCTTCACACTGCGCGACGGCGACGGGAATCCGACGTTCCGGGCCGTCACCGCGCTCATGTACGCCGACGAGCACGGCAACCTTGCGCCGATCATCGTGGCAGTCTCCTCGAAGGACAACGAGCAGCTGCTCGCGATGTACCTCACGATCTTCTTCGGGTTCGGGTTCGGGGTCGTGCTCGTCGGCGCCCTGCTCACCCGAATGCTCGTGACTACGACGTTCATGCCGCTCCGCGAGGTCGAGCGCACCGCCGCGGCCATCGCCGACGGCGATTTCAGCCAGCGCCTCGGCGGTGCCACGCCGAACACGGAGGTCGGGCGATTGACCCGCTCCCTCAACACGATGCTGAACCGCATCGACCGGGCGTTCCGCGATCGCGCACGCACGATCGACCAGATGCGTCGCTTCGTCGGCGACGCCTCGCACGAGCTGCGCACGCCGCTCGTCTCGGTGCGCGGCTACGCCGAGCTCTACCGCATGGGCGCCCTGCAGACGCCCGAAGAGGTCGGGCAGGCGATGGAGCGCATCGAGAAGGAGGCCATCCGCATGGGCGGCCTGGTCGAAGACCTGCTCGCACTCGCCCGGCTCGATGAGGCGAAGCCGCTCGAACTGACCGAGGTCGACCTCGTGCCGCTCGCCAGAGACGCCGCCCTCGACACGATGGCCGCCCACCCCGACCGTGTCATCACGGTGATCGCGCCCGAAGACCTGAGCGAAGCGGCTGCCACGGGCGGGCCGGCCCCCGATCTCGAGGTCGAGCTCGATGCCGTCTCCGACCGCCCCACCACGCTGACCGGTCCGATCTCGTTCGCGGGTGCCACGCTCGCGCGCTTGCGCGGGCGTCGCCCGAAGGGTGAAGCCACGACCTCGACGGGCAGCCGGCGCGCGGCTTCGAAGGGGGGCGGGTCGCCCTCCACGTCGAAGCGCGCCGCCCGCGCAGCGGCGTCGGCGTCGTCTTCGGCGGCCACGTCACCGACGGCGGCGGTGCCGACCGCGAGCACGACCGCCGTGGAGGTCACGCGCAAGCCGGTGCGCCGCACGGTGGTGCTCGCCGAGGAGAACAAGATCCGCCAGGTGATCACGAACCTGATGGGCAACGCGATCCGGTTCACGGCACCCGAGAGCCCCATCGAGATCCGCATCTCCGTCGACGAGTCGGCGGAGCGCGCGATGATCGAGGTCGTCGACCACGGCGAGGGCATCCCCCCGCAGGTCCGGGAGAAGATCTTCCAGCGCTTCTGGCGTGCCGACACCTCGCGCACGCGTGAGACCGGCGGGTCCGGACTCGGCCTCGCGATCGTCTCGTCGATCGTCTCGGCGCACAACGGCACGGTCGACGTCGTGGAGACACCCGGCGGCGGGGCGACGTTCCGCGTCTCGCTGCCGCTCGCCGGGTCGGCCGCGGCGCCGCAACCGGTCGCCGCAGACTGA
- a CDS encoding DUF2530 domain-containing protein, producing the protein MRLWLSEEERRPDPAPARADARKAVLAGTLAWVVALVACFVSREPLESAGLWWFAAAAVTGIAFGLVGLAVVQVIRRRARQAPARPID; encoded by the coding sequence ATGCGGCTCTGGCTGAGCGAAGAGGAACGGCGCCCCGACCCGGCGCCGGCCAGAGCTGACGCCCGCAAGGCCGTGCTCGCGGGCACGCTCGCGTGGGTCGTCGCGCTCGTCGCCTGCTTCGTCTCCCGTGAACCGCTCGAGTCGGCCGGACTCTGGTGGTTCGCGGCGGCCGCCGTCACCGGCATCGCGTTCGGCCTCGTCGGTCTCGCGGTCGTGCAGGTGATCAGACGACGGGCGCGTCAGGCGCCGGCGCGGCCGATCGACTGA
- a CDS encoding cold-shock protein, whose product MPTGKVKFYDEEKGFGFISSDDGLEVFLHASALPAGATVRAGSRLEFGVAEGKRGAQALSVRVLDAPVSLTKINRKPADDMAIIVEDVVKVLDGIGADLRRGRYPEKSKARTVAAVLRKVADDLDA is encoded by the coding sequence ATGCCCACCGGCAAGGTCAAGTTCTACGACGAGGAAAAGGGATTCGGCTTCATCAGCTCCGATGACGGCCTGGAGGTCTTCCTCCACGCATCCGCACTCCCCGCCGGCGCGACCGTGCGTGCGGGCAGTCGCCTCGAGTTCGGCGTCGCCGAGGGCAAGCGCGGCGCGCAGGCCCTCTCGGTGCGTGTGCTCGATGCGCCGGTGAGCCTCACGAAGATCAACCGGAAGCCCGCCGACGACATGGCGATCATCGTCGAAGACGTCGTGAAGGTGCTCGACGGCATCGGAGCCGACCTCCGCCGCGGGCGGTACCCCGAGAAGTCGAAGGCACGCACCGTCGCCGCGGTGCTGCGCAAGGTGGCAGACGATCTGGATGCCTGA
- a CDS encoding DNA repair helicase XPB has translation MSDGPLIVQSDRTVLLEVAHPLAEDARHDLAVFAELERAPEHMHTYRITRLGLWNARAAGHDADDMLATLERYAKFPVPQTVAVDMRETVGRYGRLVVDRTDDGALRLHSDDIAVLTEVASAKRIAPLLAERLDDQSFLVAAWARGALKQELVKLGWPAEDLAGYTPGTPHQIDLEQADWHLRDYQQKAIDNFFDGGSGVVVLPCGAGKTLVGAGAMATAKTTTLILVTNTVSARQWRDELLKRTSLTADEIGEYSGQVKEVKPVTIATYQILTAKRKGEYAHLALLDALDWGLVVYDEVHLLPAPVFKLTAELQARRRLGLTATLVREDGREGDVFSLIGPKRFDAPWKEIEAQGFISPAACYEVRIDLPQSERLSYAASADDERYRLAATAPAKLGVVKELVAKHAGERILVIGQYLDQIDELATALGAPQLTGSTPVDERERLFQEFRDGRTPVLVVSKVANFSVDLPEATVAIQVSGSFGSRQEEAQRLGRLLRPKESGLSANFYTLVARDTVDQDFAQNRQRFLAEQGYSYTILDAHSLEAA, from the coding sequence ATGTCAGACGGCCCACTCATCGTGCAGAGCGACCGAACCGTCCTCCTCGAGGTCGCGCATCCGCTCGCCGAAGACGCCCGGCACGATCTCGCCGTGTTCGCCGAGCTCGAACGGGCCCCCGAGCACATGCACACGTACCGCATCACCCGCCTCGGGTTGTGGAACGCCCGGGCCGCCGGTCACGACGCCGATGACATGCTGGCGACCCTCGAACGGTACGCGAAGTTCCCGGTGCCGCAGACGGTCGCCGTCGACATGCGGGAGACGGTCGGCCGCTACGGCCGCCTCGTGGTCGACCGCACCGACGACGGCGCCCTGCGCCTGCACAGCGACGACATCGCAGTGCTCACCGAGGTGGCCTCCGCGAAGCGCATCGCGCCGTTGCTCGCCGAGCGCCTCGACGACCAGAGCTTCCTCGTCGCCGCGTGGGCCCGCGGCGCCCTCAAGCAGGAACTCGTGAAACTCGGCTGGCCGGCCGAAGACCTCGCCGGCTACACGCCCGGCACGCCCCACCAGATCGACCTCGAGCAGGCCGACTGGCACCTGCGCGACTACCAGCAGAAGGCCATCGACAACTTCTTCGACGGCGGCTCGGGGGTCGTCGTGCTGCCCTGCGGCGCCGGCAAGACGCTCGTCGGCGCCGGCGCGATGGCCACCGCGAAGACCACGACGCTGATCCTCGTGACGAACACCGTCTCGGCCCGCCAGTGGCGCGACGAACTGCTGAAGCGCACGAGCCTCACCGCCGACGAGATCGGCGAGTACTCGGGCCAGGTGAAGGAGGTCAAGCCCGTCACGATCGCGACGTACCAGATCCTGACCGCGAAGCGGAAGGGCGAGTACGCGCACCTGGCCCTGCTCGACGCACTCGACTGGGGGCTCGTCGTCTACGACGAGGTGCACCTGCTGCCCGCGCCGGTCTTCAAGCTCACCGCCGAGTTGCAGGCGCGGCGCCGGCTCGGCCTGACCGCGACCCTCGTGCGCGAAGACGGTCGAGAGGGCGACGTCTTCAGCCTCATCGGGCCGAAGCGGTTCGACGCGCCGTGGAAGGAGATCGAGGCCCAGGGCTTCATCTCGCCCGCCGCCTGTTACGAGGTGCGCATCGACCTTCCGCAGTCCGAGCGGCTCAGCTATGCGGCATCCGCCGACGACGAGCGCTACCGGCTCGCCGCGACCGCGCCGGCGAAGCTCGGCGTCGTGAAAGAGCTCGTGGCCAAGCACGCCGGTGAGCGCATCCTCGTGATCGGCCAGTACCTCGACCAGATCGACGAGCTCGCGACGGCGCTCGGCGCCCCGCAGCTCACCGGCTCGACGCCCGTCGACGAGCGCGAGCGGCTGTTCCAGGAGTTCCGCGACGGGCGCACGCCCGTGCTCGTGGTCTCGAAGGTCGCGAACTTCTCGGTCGACCTGCCCGAGGCGACGGTCGCGATCCAGGTCTCCGGATCGTTCGGCTCACGCCAGGAGGAGGCGCAGCGACTGGGGCGGCTCCTGCGACCCAAGGAGTCGGGCCTCAGTGCGAACTTCTACACGCTCGTCGCCCGCGACACCGTCGACCAGGACTTCGCGCAGAACCGGCAGCGGTTCCTCGCCGAGCAGGGCTACAGCTACACGATCCTCGACGCGCACTCGCTCGAAGCGGCGTGA
- a CDS encoding helicase-associated domain-containing protein, whose translation MLELAARLRGLSRDSLAAALHSREFETSGVRDLFDLAEVVLAPDSIDQAVSRLDRRRLAVLATAVELTADGDTTVEAVRRELERHAASAELSDAAGELLDALTDLLLVVRVDDRIHVPTAVNARVAPRLGDDLPTVAELATPAPPVLVSADDVDRTMIDRRAAETAYATVAATAEVLAALGTQPARELAKGGLALPDSKRLAEASGIALEGLPRLFHRAEEAGLVVREGAFWLESEPGAAWSLESAEGRWRRLAECWRDRIPEALRELVARRSESLTASTLRDDVRWFYPAGGHWLDEGLERLIDEAEALGLAVAGEPAPTALLVLAGELDQAAARLSAQFPAQVDKVYLQHDLSIVSPGPLEPALDARLRSFADVEGRDLASTYRVSAASLNRGLAAGETADSILDFLGRLSLTGIPQPLAYLVGEAASRFGSLRVALADPADAPARAAVRSDDEQLVRTLAVDQSLVSIGLRQTGPHRLLSRFAPEVVFWALSDARYPVAAEDAAGNIIRLRRHHLAAAPEPAPKTDPIEALLDLVLAEGEGGPTEEAWLARQLEAAARSKETLTVTVRMPSGDTADYLLAPASVANGRLRARDRKADIERTLPLSAIAAVSPAPAGS comes from the coding sequence ATGCTCGAGCTCGCCGCACGACTCCGCGGGCTGTCGCGAGACTCCCTCGCAGCAGCACTGCATTCGCGCGAGTTCGAGACCTCCGGAGTGCGTGACCTCTTCGACCTCGCCGAGGTCGTGCTGGCGCCCGATTCCATCGACCAGGCGGTGAGCCGTCTCGACCGCCGCCGGCTCGCCGTGCTCGCGACCGCCGTCGAGCTGACGGCCGATGGCGACACCACGGTCGAGGCGGTCCGTCGCGAGCTGGAGCGGCACGCGGCATCCGCCGAGCTGTCGGATGCCGCGGGCGAACTGCTCGACGCACTGACCGATCTGCTGCTCGTGGTGCGCGTCGACGACCGCATCCACGTTCCGACGGCGGTCAACGCGCGGGTCGCGCCGCGACTCGGCGACGACCTGCCGACCGTGGCCGAACTCGCGACGCCCGCCCCGCCCGTGCTCGTCTCCGCCGACGACGTCGATCGCACCATGATCGATCGGCGTGCCGCCGAGACGGCGTACGCGACGGTCGCTGCGACCGCCGAAGTACTCGCCGCGCTCGGCACCCAGCCCGCACGGGAGCTCGCCAAGGGTGGCCTCGCGCTTCCCGACTCGAAGCGACTCGCCGAGGCGAGCGGTATCGCGCTGGAAGGCCTGCCTCGGCTCTTCCACCGCGCCGAAGAGGCCGGGCTCGTGGTGCGCGAAGGCGCATTCTGGCTCGAGTCGGAGCCCGGGGCGGCGTGGTCGCTCGAGTCGGCGGAGGGCCGGTGGCGGCGCCTGGCCGAGTGCTGGCGCGACCGCATCCCCGAGGCCCTGCGCGAACTCGTGGCCCGCCGCAGCGAGTCGCTCACGGCGAGCACCCTGCGCGACGACGTGCGCTGGTTCTACCCCGCGGGCGGGCACTGGCTCGACGAGGGACTCGAACGTCTCATCGACGAGGCCGAAGCGCTCGGACTCGCGGTCGCGGGCGAGCCGGCGCCGACCGCCCTGCTCGTGCTGGCGGGCGAACTCGATCAGGCCGCGGCACGACTGTCGGCGCAGTTCCCGGCCCAGGTCGACAAGGTCTACCTGCAGCACGACCTCTCGATCGTCTCGCCCGGGCCGCTCGAACCCGCGCTCGATGCCAGGCTGCGCAGCTTCGCCGACGTCGAGGGCCGAGACCTCGCCTCGACGTATCGGGTGAGCGCGGCATCCCTCAACCGCGGACTCGCGGCCGGCGAGACGGCCGACTCCATCCTCGACTTCCTCGGCCGGCTCTCGCTCACGGGCATCCCGCAGCCGCTCGCCTATCTCGTGGGCGAAGCGGCCTCGAGGTTCGGTTCGCTCCGGGTCGCCCTGGCCGATCCGGCGGACGCCCCGGCGCGGGCCGCCGTCCGTTCCGACGACGAGCAGCTCGTGCGCACCCTCGCCGTCGACCAGTCGCTCGTCTCGATCGGCCTGCGGCAGACCGGCCCGCACCGGCTGCTCTCCCGGTTCGCCCCCGAGGTGGTGTTCTGGGCGCTCTCCGACGCCCGGTACCCCGTGGCCGCCGAAGACGCGGCCGGCAACATCATCCGGCTGCGCAGGCATCACCTCGCGGCGGCACCCGAGCCCGCCCCGAAGACCGACCCGATCGAAGCGCTACTCGACCTCGTGCTCGCCGAGGGCGAGGGCGGTCCGACCGAAGAGGCCTGGCTGGCACGGCAGCTCGAGGCGGCGGCTCGTTCGAAGGAGACGCTCACGGTCACCGTGCGAATGCCGAGCGGCGACACCGCCGACTACCTGCTGGCCCCGGCGAGCGTGGCCAATGGGCGGCTCCGCGCCCGCGACCGCAAGGCCGACATCGAGCGCACGCTCCCCCTGTCGGCCATCGCGGCCGTGTCGCCTGCACCGGCGGGCAGCTAG
- a CDS encoding DUF3027 domain-containing protein — MPEQTESENPSVVVADEVLLSSVDLARRALLEVTAPETVGSVVGHLVEGEHVLTLLFASDLGGYPGWRWSVTLSRADDDAEATVLETELMPGETALLAPDWVPWSERLADYRAAQDAAAAGDESSDGEDGAEAVDDEHDDDDDELDDELDDDDDDDDDDDDDDDDDELDDVHVDDVDDEFNGIDIDALDLSGLDEGETDEGETGEGETGDDDSVDGESGGDETDEDSGDDQSIGRAGA, encoded by the coding sequence ATGCCTGAGCAGACGGAATCCGAGAACCCGTCGGTCGTCGTGGCCGACGAGGTGCTGCTGTCGTCGGTGGATCTCGCCCGGCGGGCGCTGCTCGAGGTCACGGCTCCCGAGACCGTCGGATCGGTCGTCGGTCACCTCGTCGAGGGTGAGCACGTGCTGACGCTGCTCTTCGCCTCCGATCTCGGCGGCTACCCCGGCTGGCGCTGGAGCGTCACGCTCTCGCGTGCCGACGACGACGCTGAGGCGACCGTGCTCGAGACCGAGCTCATGCCCGGCGAGACCGCGTTGCTCGCGCCCGACTGGGTGCCGTGGTCGGAGCGACTGGCCGACTACCGTGCCGCGCAGGATGCCGCCGCCGCCGGCGACGAGTCGAGCGACGGTGAAGACGGGGCCGAGGCCGTCGACGACGAGCACGACGACGATGATGACGAGCTCGACGACGAGCTCGACGATGACGACGACGACGACGATGACGACGACGACGACGACGATGACGACGAGCTCGATGACGTGCACGTCGACGATGTCGACGACGAGTTCAACGGCATCGACATCGACGCGCTCGACCTGTCGGGCCTCGACGAGGGCGAGACCGACGAGGGCGAGACCGGCGAGGGCGAGACCGGCGACGACGATTCAGTCGACGGGGAATCGGGCGGCGACGAGACCGACGAGGATTCGGGCGACGATCAGTCGATCGGCCGCGCCGGCGCCTGA
- a CDS encoding WXG100 family type VII secretion target codes for MAVYQVDAEQVSAATQTVQGTIGRIQSEVASLLGQLTGLQSSWSGQASAAFQGAVADWRATQLQVEESLAGLNRALGVAAVQYSDAEQSNARLFLR; via the coding sequence ATGGCCGTCTACCAGGTCGATGCCGAGCAGGTGTCCGCCGCGACCCAGACCGTGCAGGGCACGATCGGGCGCATCCAATCCGAAGTGGCCTCGCTGCTCGGGCAGCTCACCGGACTGCAGTCGTCCTGGTCGGGTCAGGCCTCCGCCGCCTTCCAGGGCGCCGTCGCCGATTGGCGCGCCACCCAACTCCAGGTCGAGGAGAGCCTCGCCGGCCTGAATCGCGCCCTCGGAGTCGCGGCCGTGCAGTACTCCGACGCCGAGCAGTCGAACGCCCGCCTCTTCTTGCGCTGA
- a CDS encoding pyrimidine reductase family protein, with the protein MSAEPQVLDRDDLLAAYALPEDEARRVRMNFVSSLDGAATVEGRSGGLGDANDRLAMQVLRTLADLVLVGAGTVRAEGYAGLAVGEADVAWRVARGLPEQPRFAVISSSLELDPESALFTEAVTRPIVVTHAAAPTARRAALEQVADVLVVGERAVDVSGMLDVFAERGLRRVLCEGGPHLFGSLLEADLVDELCLSLSPMLVAGSAGRIVRGVPELQRRMRLVHAIPAGDLLLLRYLRD; encoded by the coding sequence ATGAGCGCCGAGCCGCAGGTGCTCGACCGCGATGACCTGCTCGCGGCCTACGCGCTGCCCGAAGACGAGGCGCGGCGGGTGCGCATGAACTTCGTCTCGAGCCTCGACGGCGCGGCGACCGTCGAGGGGCGCAGCGGAGGCCTCGGCGATGCGAACGACCGGCTCGCGATGCAGGTGCTGCGCACGCTCGCCGATCTCGTGCTGGTCGGTGCCGGCACCGTGCGCGCCGAAGGCTATGCCGGGCTGGCAGTGGGCGAGGCGGATGTCGCATGGCGGGTCGCCCGCGGACTGCCCGAGCAGCCCCGCTTCGCCGTGATCTCCTCATCGCTCGAGCTCGACCCCGAGTCGGCGCTCTTCACGGAGGCTGTGACGCGCCCCATCGTCGTGACCCACGCGGCGGCTCCCACCGCGCGACGTGCGGCGCTCGAGCAGGTGGCCGACGTCCTCGTCGTCGGTGAGCGTGCCGTCGACGTGAGCGGCATGCTCGACGTGTTCGCCGAGCGCGGGCTTCGCCGGGTGCTCTGCGAGGGCGGGCCGCACCTCTTCGGCTCGCTGCTCGAAGCCGACCTCGTCGACGAGCTCTGCCTCTCGCTCAGCCCGATGCTGGTCGCCGGTTCGGCCGGGCGCATCGTGCGCGGCGTTCCGGAGTTGCAGCGGAGGATGCGCCTCGTGCACGCGATCCCCGCCGGGGATCTGCTCCTGCTGCGCTATCTGCGCGACTGA
- a CDS encoding multidrug ABC transporter ATPase — protein MSDPGPITDNRAERVLAYMFAAVVGLSIICFFAVMIGTFSGVTREEMGSGVWPIVTMLPWFGLPIAFLLLITLLIVNGVRRARSTRAGSS, from the coding sequence GTGAGCGATCCCGGCCCCATCACCGACAATCGCGCCGAGCGCGTTCTCGCCTACATGTTCGCCGCCGTCGTGGGTCTCTCGATCATCTGCTTCTTCGCGGTGATGATCGGCACCTTCTCCGGCGTGACCCGCGAAGAGATGGGCTCGGGCGTCTGGCCGATCGTCACGATGCTGCCGTGGTTCGGCCTGCCGATCGCCTTCCTCCTCCTCATCACACTGCTCATCGTCAACGGCGTCCGCCGAGCCCGCTCCACCCGAGCCGGATCGAGCTGA
- the serC gene encoding phosphoserine transaminase — MPSIVIPRDLLPVDGRFGCGPSKVRPEQLAHLAEVGPSLLGTSHRQAPVKQLVGRVRSGLGELFELPDGYEVVLGNGGSTAFWDAAAFGLIEQRAQLASFGEFGAKFAAAAAAPWLAAPDVRKAEPGSRAEPAPLDGIDVYAWPQNETSTGVMAPVARVAGDEGALTVIDATSAAGGILVDPSQFDVYYFAPQKNFASDGGIWFALFSPAAIERVERIAASGRYIPEFLSLKNAVDNSRLDQTLNTPALATLLLLENQLDWMNASGGLAWADARTRESSSVLYDWAERTSIATPFVADPAHRSQVVVTIDFDETTDAAALASVLRANGIVDTEPYRKLGRNQLRVATFTAIEPDDVRALTASIDYVLSQIG, encoded by the coding sequence ATGCCGAGCATCGTGATTCCCCGTGACCTGCTGCCCGTCGACGGACGCTTCGGCTGCGGACCCTCCAAGGTACGCCCCGAGCAGCTCGCGCACCTCGCCGAGGTCGGACCTTCGCTCCTCGGCACCTCGCACCGGCAGGCCCCCGTGAAGCAGCTCGTTGGCCGCGTCCGAAGCGGGCTCGGCGAACTCTTCGAGCTGCCCGACGGCTACGAGGTCGTGCTCGGTAACGGCGGTTCGACGGCGTTCTGGGACGCGGCCGCATTCGGCCTGATCGAGCAGCGCGCGCAGCTCGCGTCGTTCGGCGAGTTCGGTGCGAAGTTCGCGGCGGCCGCAGCGGCACCGTGGCTCGCCGCCCCCGACGTGCGCAAGGCCGAGCCGGGTTCGCGGGCCGAGCCCGCCCCCCTCGACGGCATCGACGTCTACGCGTGGCCGCAGAACGAGACGTCGACGGGAGTGATGGCCCCGGTCGCCCGTGTCGCCGGCGACGAGGGCGCGCTCACCGTCATCGACGCCACGAGCGCAGCGGGTGGCATCCTGGTCGACCCGTCGCAGTTCGACGTCTACTACTTCGCCCCGCAGAAGAACTTCGCCTCCGACGGCGGCATCTGGTTCGCCCTGTTCTCCCCCGCGGCGATCGAGCGCGTCGAGCGCATCGCGGCGAGCGGACGCTACATCCCCGAGTTCCTCTCGCTGAAGAACGCGGTCGACAATTCCCGTCTCGACCAGACCCTGAACACCCCCGCGCTCGCGACCCTGCTGCTGCTCGAGAACCAGCTCGACTGGATGAACGCCTCCGGCGGGCTCGCCTGGGCTGACGCTCGCACGCGCGAGTCGTCGTCGGTGCTCTACGACTGGGCCGAGCGCACCTCGATCGCCACCCCGTTCGTCGCCGACCCCGCGCACCGCTCGCAGGTCGTCGTCACGATCGACTTCGACGAGACGACGGATGCCGCGGCGCTCGCCTCGGTGCTTCGTGCTAATGGCATCGTCGACACCGAGCCCTACCGCAAGCTCGGCCGCAACCAGTTGCGCGTCGCGACCTTCACCGCGATCGAACCCGATGACGTTCGGGCCCTCACCGCCTCGATCGACTACGTACTGTCGCAGATCGGCTGA
- a CDS encoding response regulator transcription factor, translating to MSDGPRILIVDDEPNIRDLLTTSLRFAGFAVRAVGNGAQTISAVLEEEPDLIILDVMLPDMNGFGVTKRLRSAGYTAPILFLTAKDDTEDKITGLTVGGDDYVTKPFSLDEIVARIKAILRRTMHAEEDAVIRTGELTMDQDTHEVLVGDVPVELSPTEFKLLRYLMLNPNRVLSKAQILDHVWEYDFNGDAGIVESYISYLRRKLDQHSAEPLIQTKRGFGYMLKSSKP from the coding sequence ATGAGCGACGGACCACGCATTCTCATCGTCGACGACGAGCCCAACATCCGCGACCTCCTCACGACCAGCCTCCGCTTCGCCGGATTCGCGGTGCGCGCCGTCGGCAACGGCGCACAGACCATCTCGGCCGTGCTCGAGGAAGAGCCCGACCTCATCATCCTCGACGTCATGCTGCCCGACATGAACGGCTTCGGCGTCACCAAGCGCTTGCGTTCTGCCGGCTACACCGCCCCGATCCTGTTCCTCACCGCGAAAGACGACACCGAAGACAAGATCACCGGCCTCACGGTCGGCGGCGACGACTACGTCACCAAGCCGTTCAGCCTCGACGAGATCGTCGCACGCATCAAGGCGATCCTCCGCCGCACGATGCACGCCGAAGAAGACGCGGTGATCCGCACCGGCGAGCTCACGATGGACCAGGACACGCACGAGGTGCTCGTCGGCGACGTGCCCGTCGAGCTCTCCCCCACGGAGTTCAAGCTGCTTCGCTATCTCATGCTGAACCCCAACCGCGTGCTCTCCAAGGCGCAGATCCTCGACCACGTCTGGGAGTACGACTTCAACGGCGACGCCGGCATCGTCGAGAGCTACATCTCGTACCTGCGCCGCAAGCTCGATCAGCACTCGGCGGAGCCGCTGATCCAGACGAAACGCGGATTCGGCTACATGCTGAAGTCCTCAAAGCCCTGA
- the folP gene encoding dihydropteroate synthase produces MANAAHVIRRIGPREFDFAREVAVMAIVNRTPDSFYDRGRTEALDAAVDAATLAIEQGADWIDVGGAKFAPGPAIPPAEEIDRVVPVVAALAGSGAVISVDTFHAEVARAAIEAGAHVVNDTTGIHDPAMADVVAETGATIVVTHSLAKPRTPYPSPRYDDVVAEVSAFLAERVALAESRGVASDRIIVDPGHDLNKHTLHSLELTRRLGEITSLGYPTLVALSNKDFVGESLGRPREQRIEGSIAAAVYCVMRGARIVRVHNVRETVDAMRMVAAIEGWREPAFLEHNR; encoded by the coding sequence ATGGCGAATGCTGCACACGTGATCCGGCGCATCGGCCCGCGCGAGTTCGACTTCGCGCGCGAGGTCGCCGTCATGGCGATCGTGAATCGGACCCCCGACTCGTTCTACGACCGGGGGCGCACCGAGGCGCTCGACGCCGCCGTCGACGCCGCGACCCTGGCGATCGAGCAGGGCGCCGACTGGATCGACGTCGGGGGTGCGAAGTTCGCACCGGGCCCGGCGATTCCGCCGGCCGAGGAGATCGATCGGGTGGTTCCGGTCGTCGCCGCGCTCGCCGGCTCGGGCGCCGTCATCTCGGTGGACACGTTCCATGCCGAGGTGGCCCGGGCGGCGATCGAGGCGGGCGCGCATGTCGTCAACGACACGACCGGCATCCACGACCCGGCCATGGCCGACGTCGTCGCCGAGACGGGGGCGACGATCGTCGTCACGCACAGCCTCGCGAAACCCCGTACACCGTACCCTTCTCCGCGGTACGACGATGTCGTCGCCGAGGTGTCGGCGTTCCTCGCCGAACGCGTCGCCCTCGCCGAGTCGCGGGGCGTGGCATCCGATCGCATCATCGTCGACCCGGGCCACGACCTCAACAAGCACACGCTGCACTCGCTCGAGCTGACCCGTCGACTCGGCGAGATCACGAGTCTCGGGTATCCGACCCTCGTGGCGCTCTCGAACAAGGACTTCGTCGGTGAGAGCCTCGGCCGGCCGCGGGAGCAGCGCATAGAGGGTTCGATCGCGGCCGCCGTGTACTGCGTCATGCGGGGCGCCCGCATCGTGCGGGTGCACAACGTGCGCGAGACCGTCGACGCGATGCGCATGGTCGCGGCGATCGAGGGCTGGCGCGAGCCGGCCTTCCTGGAGCACAACCGATGA